From the Peromyscus leucopus breed LL Stock chromosome 8b, UCI_PerLeu_2.1, whole genome shotgun sequence genome, one window contains:
- the Sox8 gene encoding transcription factor SOX-8, which translates to MLDMSEARAQPPCSPSGTASSMSHVEDSDSDAPPSPAGSEGLGRAGGGGRGDSAEAADERFPACIRDAVSQVLKGYDWSLVPMPVRGGGGGTLKAKPHVKRPMNAFMVWAQAARRKLADQYPHLHNAELSKTLGKLWRLLSESEKRPFVEEAERLRVQHKKDHPDYKYQPRRRKSVKAGRSDSDSGTELGHHPGGPMYKTDAVLSDAHHHSDHTGQTHGPPTPPTTPKTDLHQASSGGKQELRLEGRRLVDSGRQNIDFSNVDISELSSEVISNMDTFDVHEFDQYLPLNGHSALPTEPSQATASGSYGGASYSHSGATGMGASPVWAHKGAPSASASPTEAGPLRPHIKTEQLSPTHYNDQSHGSPGRADYGSYSAQASVTTAASATAASSFASAQCDYTDLQASNYYSPYPGYPPSLYQYPYFHSSRRPYASPLLNGLSMPPAHSPSSNWDQPVYTTLTRP; encoded by the exons ATGCTGGACATGAGTGAGGCCCGCGCCCAGCCGCCCTGCAGCCCGTCCGGCACCGCTAGCTCCATGTCACACGTGGAGGATTCAGATTCCGATGCGCCGCCGTCGCCCGCGGGATCGGAGGGCCTGGGCCGCGCGGGGGGCGGCGGCCGAGGGGACTCTGCTGAGGCGGCAGACGAACGCTTTCCAGCCTGCATCCGTGATGCCGTGTCACAGGTGCTTAAGGGCTATGACTGGAGTCTGGTGCCCATGCCCgtgcgcggcggcggcggcggcacgctCAAGGCCAAGCCACACGTGAAGCGGCCCATGAACGCCTTCATGGTGTGGGCGCAGGCGGCGCGCCGCAAGCTGGCCGACCAGTACCCGCATCTCCATAACGCAGAGCTCAGCAAGACCCTGGGCAAGCTGTGGCG CTTGCTGAGTGAAAGTGAGAAGCGTCCCTTCGTGGAGGAGGCTGAGAGGCTCCGTGTCCAACACAAGAAAGACCACCCAGATTACAAATACCAGCCACGGCGAAGAAAGAGCGTGAAGGCTGGCCGGAGTGACTCGGACTCTGGCACAGAACTGGGCCACCACCCTGGTGGTCCCATGTACAAAACCGACGCAGTCCTCAGCGATGCACACCACCACAGCGACCACACAG GCCAGACCCATGGGccgcccaccccacccaccacccccaagACAGACCTGCATCAGGCCAGCAGTGGAGGCAAGCAAGAGCTAAGGCTGGAAGGGCGCCGCCTGGTGGACAGCGGGCGCCAGAACATCGACTTCAGCAATGTGGACATCTCCGAGCTCAGCAGCGAGGTTATCAGTAACATGGATACCTTTGATGTCCACGAGTTTGACCAGTACTTGCCCCTCAATGGCCACTCAGCCCTGCCCACAGAGCCCAGCCAGGCCACTGCCTCTGGGTCCTATGGGGGCGCCTCCTACTCCCACTCCGGGGCCACTGGCATGGGAGCATCCCCTGTGTGGGCCCACAAGGGAGCTCCCTCGGCCTCAGCCTCGCCCACAGAGGCAGGACCCCTTCGGCCACATATCAAGACAGAGCAGTTGAGCCCCACCCACTACAACGACCAGTCACATGGCTCACCCGGCCGTGCTGACTATGGCTCCTACAGTGCCCAGGCCAGCGTCACCACGGCTGCCTCTGCCACAGCTGCCAGCTCCTTCGCCAGTGCACAGTGTGACTACACTGACCTCCAGGCTTCCAACTACTACAGCCCCTACCCTGGCTACCCGCCCAGCCTCTACCAGTATCCTTACTTCCACTCATCCCGCCGACCCTACGCCTCACCACTGCTCAATGGGCTCTCCATGCCACCTGCACACAGCCCCAGCAGCAACTGGGACCAGCCTGTGTACACCACCCTGACCCGGCCCTGA